In a single window of the bacterium genome:
- a CDS encoding ABC transporter permease: protein MASAARPVPPTEPGRATMPPRPGAAVPSTGWRHELRAAYAIWLRELIRFVSERARILGALGQPLIYLAIMGTGFGATFRSAAVPRGFSYLEFMYPGVLGMTVLFTAIFSAISIIWDREFGFLKEILVAPVARGSIVAGKVAGGATVATLQGVMLLILAPLVGVHLSLVQIAGIALVMLLVAASLTSFGLVIASRMQTMEGFQVVMNFLVLPLWLLSGAFFPLRGLPLWMAVLTRIDPLTYAVDALRGMVYAGSPLAQALVAHPYRLNLAIIVLFLAVMLTAAVVTFRSRED, encoded by the coding sequence ATGGCGAGCGCCGCACGCCCGGTGCCGCCCACCGAGCCGGGGCGGGCCACCATGCCGCCGCGGCCCGGCGCGGCCGTGCCGTCGACCGGCTGGCGTCACGAACTCCGCGCCGCGTACGCGATCTGGCTGCGCGAGCTGATCCGGTTTGTGTCCGAGCGCGCCCGCATCCTCGGGGCGCTCGGACAGCCGCTGATCTACCTCGCGATCATGGGGACGGGATTCGGGGCGACGTTCCGGTCGGCGGCGGTGCCGCGCGGCTTCAGCTACCTCGAGTTCATGTACCCGGGCGTCCTCGGAATGACGGTGCTCTTCACGGCGATATTTTCCGCGATCTCGATCATCTGGGACCGCGAGTTCGGGTTTCTGAAGGAAATCCTCGTCGCGCCGGTGGCACGGGGCAGCATCGTGGCCGGCAAGGTCGCCGGCGGCGCGACCGTAGCGACGCTCCAGGGCGTGATGCTGCTGATCCTGGCGCCGCTCGTCGGCGTGCACCTCAGCCTCGTCCAGATCGCCGGCATCGCGCTGGTGATGCTGCTGGTCGCCGCGTCCCTGACAAGCTTCGGACTCGTCATCGCCTCCCGCATGCAGACGATGGAAGGCTTTCAGGTGGTGATGAACTTTCTCGTGCTGCCGCTGTGGCTGCTCTCAGGCGCGTTTTTTCCGCTGCGCGGCCTCCCGCTGTGGATGGCGGTGCTGACGCGGATCGACCCGCTGACGTACGCCGTCGACGCGCTCCGCGGCATGGTCTACGCCGGCTCACCGCTGGCGCAGGCGCTCGTCGCGCACCCGTACCGGCTGAACCTCGCCATCATCGTGCTGTTTCTCGCCGTGATGCTCACAGCGGCCGTCGTGACGTTCCGGTCGCGGGAGGACTAG
- a CDS encoding ATP-binding cassette domain-containing protein, giving the protein METPIIDVQDLIKRFGPIEAVRGVTFSVAAGEIFGFLGPNGAGKTTTIKVLATLLRPTSGRASLAGYDVVTRPGDVRRSMGIVFQDPSLDNRLTAEQNLRFHAMLYGVPAAEVEPRLQAVLEMVELGERRRALVATYSGGMKRRLEIARGLLHKPRVLFLDEPTLGLDLQTRNHIWEYVVDLRRREGVTVFMTTHYIEESEHCDRIAIIDGGRIVALDTPDALRRQVGGDVITITSPDAAALAREIEARFGAGARAADGRVVVELERGAEFVPRVAAAFPSLVTAVAVKQPTLDDVFLKLTGHAIRDESASATDQLRTMARAWGRR; this is encoded by the coding sequence ATGGAGACGCCGATCATCGACGTACAGGACCTCATCAAGCGCTTCGGACCGATCGAAGCCGTGCGCGGCGTGACCTTTTCCGTCGCCGCGGGCGAGATTTTCGGCTTCCTCGGTCCGAACGGCGCCGGAAAGACCACGACGATCAAGGTGCTGGCGACGCTGTTGCGGCCGACGTCGGGCCGCGCCTCGCTCGCCGGCTACGATGTGGTCACGCGCCCCGGCGACGTACGGCGGTCGATGGGCATCGTCTTCCAGGACCCGAGCCTCGACAACCGCCTCACCGCCGAGCAGAATCTGCGATTTCACGCGATGCTCTACGGCGTGCCGGCCGCGGAGGTCGAGCCGCGCCTTCAGGCCGTGCTCGAGATGGTGGAGCTCGGCGAGCGGCGGCGGGCGCTCGTCGCGACGTACTCCGGCGGGATGAAGCGGCGCCTGGAGATCGCCCGGGGCCTCCTGCACAAGCCCAGGGTGCTGTTCCTCGACGAGCCGACGCTGGGGCTCGACCTGCAGACGCGCAACCACATCTGGGAGTACGTCGTCGACCTCCGCCGGCGCGAAGGCGTGACGGTTTTCATGACGACGCACTACATCGAGGAGTCGGAGCACTGCGATCGGATCGCGATCATCGACGGCGGCCGCATCGTCGCGCTTGACACGCCCGACGCGCTGCGCCGGCAGGTCGGAGGCGACGTGATCACGATCACCTCGCCGGACGCCGCGGCGCTGGCCCGCGAGATCGAGGCGCGCTTCGGCGCCGGCGCGCGCGCCGCGGACGGCCGCGTGGTCGTGGAGCTGGAGCGGGGGGCGGAGTTCGTGCCGCGGGTGGCCGCGGCGTTTCCGTCGCTCGTGACCGCGGTTGCGGTCAAGCAGCCCACCCTGGACGACGTCTTTCTCAAGCTGACCGGCCACGCGATCCGGGACGAGTCGGCCTCCGCGACGGACCAATTGCGGACGATGGCGCGGGCCTGGGGGCGCCGCTGA